A region of the Legionella adelaidensis genome:
GGGTATCTTTCTGCGCTGCTGCCAATTGATAAAATTGAATAGCTTTTTCAATATCTTTATTAACGCCTACTCCACCTTGATAACGTTGTCCCATGGTAAATTGCGCGCCAGGATCCCCTAATATCGCCAGGTCATATAATTGCTTGATGGCCGTAGTATTCCTTGCTTTCTTAACGTGTCTTTGCGGTGTTAATAGGGTTAATGCATCAAAAGGCGTATCAAAAGAAAAAGAGAATTCTGCATTTTCTTTTGCTATATAGGGGCTTAAACCCTCTTCTGAAGTAAAACTGGTGTAATTTAAGTTAATAGGGTAAGAAGGATAGGCATAGGAGTTTTTAATTTCACCCAAGCTCGCACTCAGCGCGTTATAATATTCATTAATAGGTATTTCATTGGGCGAAATCATAGTAAATTGAGGCTGATACAATTCTTCGCGTGACACTTCTTGCATTTGCGGGGGTTGGTTGTAAATATTCTCTTTAAGCGCATCGGGATTTCGCCAATCCGAAAAAATACCTTCCAACTTATAACCGCTTTTTGCTAAGGTTTTTTCCTTGCCATTAGTTAGCCACTCGGCCGCATTTTTTTGTGCCTGTTGACTATTTTCTTTAGTACTTTCTTTCGCTTCCTCTTGCCATTCTTGTACCAACTCTTCATTTTTAGCGACAAAGCGTCCTTCTTTATACATGTTTGCTAAAGCTAACTGTGCATCGGTAGACCCTTGCTGGGCGGCTTTTAATAGCCATAGATAGCCTTCGCGCGGATCAAACACGGGAGAATTGGTTTGATAATAAAGATTGGACAATGCTATTTGAGCAGGAATATAATCTTTTTCTGCTGCCTTTAAATACCATGTTTTTGCTAAAGGCAGATTTTTTTCCGCTTCCGCGATTTCCCCCATTTTTATCTGTGCCAATACCGAGCCTTGGGCTAAGGGTACGTCCAACAGTTCTTTGGCTTTGTTAAGATCTTTGGGAACTGCATTTCCTGTAGCATATATTTCAGCTAATTTGACTTGTGCAGCTAAATTGCCTTGGCCTATTGCTTTATTTAACCATAACAGTCCCAATTTTTTATTTTGAGCATGTTTTGAATTAAGAAAATCATCAGCTAATGTGTATTGCGCGATACTATTTCCATTTTTTGCGGCAGCAGTGTAGTAGCGTTTAGCCGCATCCGTGTTTTTCTTCACCCCATAGCCAAACAAAGAAGCTGCTGCACAATACATTTGCGCATCAACATCATTCGCATCCGCTGCTTTTTTAAACCAATAAAATGCTTGTTCGGGATTATTTTCTACAAGTAAACTATAGCGCCCCATAATTTGCTGGGCTTTTAAATACCCTTTTTCACCCGCCTGTTTAAAATGGCGAATCGCCAAAGTGTTATTTTTTAACTGACCATAGCCATATAATCGCATTTTTCCTAAATAGAAATCGGCTTCTGCATCTTTCCCGGATAGAGCAGGCAGCTGTTCTGCAGCGATTTTATATTCGCCTTTCCTATAAGCCTCAATGCCATCACTTGCAAATGCTCCTTGAATAGCACTAGTAGCAACTATACAAACCCATGGCACAAGCGATTTCATTTGACTCTCCCTCTAAGCACAACTTAAAAAAAAATTATTTAGGAATGATTCCGTAATGGACGACCCCAGAAACGGCAGCGCTTCTACTAGTATTTTTTACTATCCAATATGCGCCTCGGTTATTCAAACCATACACTACATTCACGTACTCGCAAATTTGCAAGCTTTCACCGCAATCTACAATCCGACCATAAGGTAATTTGGCATCGGGAACCGTGCATATATACTTCATGGATTTTTCAGCTGTAGATAAAACAGACCATTGCATAGGGTTTAAGGTACTATTTAAAAACAAATTGCGTGAGCTTTCTTCTTTACGCATTTGATAAAGGCTAACCGGGAGGTTTTGTTTATTTAAAATAAAATACAGAGACTGGCGTTCCCCAGCAGCTTCCGGTAATAATTCTAAAATTTTTAAATCAAAATGATACCCGGCATCCCGGCAGCCAAAAGGATTTTTAAAATCTTCGGTTTCTTTCGCTGCAAAAGCAACATTCAATAAAGAAATGGCGACTGCTCCGACTGTCAGAAATTTTAATTTATTTTTCATGGTTTTTTCTCGGTATCTTGAAGCGGCCTTACAATCACTTTGGTGCCTAGATTGTTATTGCTAGCATTGGATGATTCTACGAAATTCAAATTTAACCATTTGGCATCTTCTGTAAACATACGGATACATCCATGGCTAGCGCGGTAGCCCGGGATATCATCTGAACCATGTAAAGCTATCCCTTTGTGAAAAAACATACACCAGGGCATTTTGGCCCCGCCTTTACCAATTGGGAATATATTGGACTTACATTTTGGACCCTCTTTACTAAAGACACGGTAGATACCCGTTAGTGAGCGGCAAGTTGGGCTGCTGTTATCAGAGCATCTATCACTTCCAGAAGAAATAGGCCCCCATTTCACTAAATTACCTTCATTATCATAAGCTGCCCAAGCTAGCTTGTCCTGATCCACAACAATCTGTTTTTCTTTTTCATCCTCGTGAATTTTTAAAGGAAACGGTGAAACATCAAA
Encoded here:
- a CDS encoding L,D-transpeptidase encodes the protein MKRKIIAAAALCFISFVVKAEDKPIYYGPALCAYPEYECITIRGGETWEKLFPNEEQRDIVQRINRSYNYLWAGKKIAVPKDLDHITVFDVSPFPLKIHEDEKEKQIVVDQDKLAWAAYDNEGNLVKWGPISSGSDRCSDNSSPTCRSLTGIYRVFSKEGPKCKSNIFPIGKGGAKMPWCMFFHKGIALHGSDDIPGYRASHGCIRMFTEDAKWLNLNFVESSNASNNNLGTKVIVRPLQDTEKKP